In Streptomyces paludis, the genomic stretch CCCTCACCGGCACGGTCGGCGTCAAGCCCACCTACGGCGGGGTCTCCCGCTACGGCATGGTCGCCTTCTCGTCCTCCCTCGACCAGGGCGGCCCCTGCGCCCGTACGGTCCTGGACGCCGCGCTGCTGCACGAGGCGATCGCGGGCCACGACCCGCTCGACTCGACGTCCATCGACGCCCCGGTGCCGCCGGTGGTGGAGGCGGCGCGCAACGGCTCGGTCGCCGGGATGCGCGTCGGGGTCGTCAAGCAGTTCCGCGGCGAGGGCTATCAGGCGGGTGTCGTCCAGCGCTTCGACGAGTCCGTCGAGCTGCTCCAGAAGCTCGGCGCCGAGATCGTCGAGCTGGACTGCCCGTCCTTCGACCTCGGCCTCGCCGCGTACTACCTGATCGCGCCCTCCGAGTGCTCGTCGAACCTCGCGCGCTTCGACGCCATGCGCTACGGACTGCGCGTCGGCGACGACGGCACGCGCTCCGCAGAGGACGTCACCGCGCTGACCCGCGAGGCGGGCTTCGGCGACGAGGTCAAGCGCCGCGTCATCCTCGGCACGTACGCGCTCAGCTCCGGCTACTACGACGCGTACTACGGCTCCGCGCAGAAGGTCCGTACCCTCATCACCCGGGACTTCGAGAAGGCGTTCGAGCAGGTCGACGTGATCGTCTCCCCGACGACCCCGACCACCGCCTTCCCAATCGGCGAGCGCGCCGACGACCCGATGGCGATGTACCTCGCGGACCTGTGCACCATCCCGACCAACCTCGCGGGCAACGCGGCGATGTCGCTCCCCTGCGGCCTCGCGCCGGAGGACGGCCTCCCGGTCGGCCTCCAGATCATCGCCCCCGCCATGAAGGACGACCGGCTGTACAAGGTCGGTGCCGCGGTCGAGGCGGCCTTCGTGGAAAAGTGGGGCCACCCGTTGCTGGAGGAGGCACCATCGCTATGAGCAGTGCATTGACCAAGGCCAAGGGTTTCAAGAGGTCCAGGGCCGGAACGTATCTGTCGATCGGGACCACCGCGTTCGGCGCCATCAGCGTCGTCAAGCAGGCCAGAACGGCCCGCGGCGAACACGACACGCTCCGCCTCGTCGACGCCGTCGTCTCGGGCGTCGCGATCGTCACGGGCGTGGCGCTGCTGCTGCGCGAGCTGAAGCGGCTGGGCGACGACGACGTCCTGCTGGGCTGAGCGGATGCCGGGGGCCCGCTCCGCGCGGGCTCCCCGGTACCCCTGCGCACCGCTGCCACGGAAGGAGGCGACACAGTGATCACCCGCATCGAGATCGACGGCTTCAAGTCGTTCGTGGGCTTCGGCCTCGACGTGCGCCCCTGCACGGTGCTCATGGGTGTCAACGGCGCGGGGAAGTCGAACCTTCTGGACGCGTTGGACTTTGTCCGGCGGGTGGTGGGAGCGGGCCTGTCGAAGGCTCTGGACGGGAGTAATCCACGGCTTACCGCGCGGGATCTGCTGCACCACACGGACCATCCGCGTGGGGAATACACCGCGCCCGGGCTGACCATCAGGGTGCGTATGATCGTCCCGAGCCGCTTCGGCCCGCTTTCCGTGGCCGTACGAGTGGAAGTTGAGCGCAGAGGGGCATCCGCCGGTCCCGCGAAGCTCGCTCTGCGCCGCGGCCGCAGTGGTGCATGGGTGAGCAGGCTGGACCGTACGGAATGGATGGACCGGCTGGCGCTGCCGACCCGGCTGCGCACAGCACTCGTCGCCTCGCGGGACCTGTTTGACGCTCATTACGAGTCGGACTGGGGGGCGTTGACCGAAGCCGGGTTGTCAGGCCCGGAGGAGCTGCTGGCGAGCATTCTGCGGGAGACCGCGACCTGGGAGCGGATCGCTCTCGATCCCCCCGGTATGCGCAGCCCGTTCGGCGGCGATGACGGGATGTCGTTGCTCCCCGACGGGCGCAACCTCGCCGCCGTACTCCATCGCCTGGACGGCGACGTACTGCGTGACATGGAAGCCGACCTGGCCGCGCTCATCCCCGAAGCCTCCGGGATCCGGCCGCTCTACGACGAGCGGCGCGGTGAGTACGACTTCGACGTACGGTTCCGGCACACCGGCTGGACCTCGCCACCCATGCTGTCGGACGGCACGCTGCGCGTCCTCGCGCTGCTCGCCGCCTCGTACGACGACCGGCGGGCCGGGCTGCTCGCCGTTGAGGAGATCGAGAACGGGCTCCATCCCACCCGGATCGCGGAGCTGGTACGGCGGCTGCGCCGGGACGGGGACGACTTCCCCGATCTGGTGGACCGGGCCGAGGAGGCCAAGGGGTTCCGCCAGCTCATCGCGACCACCCACTCGCCCGTCCTGCTCTCCGCCCTCCGCGACGACGCCTCCGGCAGCCTCGTCTTCCTGGAGCAGGCGTCCCACATCGACCCGGCGCGCCCCGGGATCTCGACCGTGACCCGGGCCCGCCCCGTGCGTAAGCCCCTCGCGGACGAGGAGCCCGGCGACACGGTCACGGTCGAGCAGGTGAAGCGGCTGCTGGAGTCCATGGGACAGGTGATCTCATGAACCGGGCACGGCCTCTCACGGCGGGACTGCTGGTCGAAGGGCCGAGTGATCTGCCCTTCCTGGAGCGGCTGATCATCCGGCAGTTGGAGGAGACGCTGCACGCGCGGGCCCTCAAGGCCACCGAGGTGCTCGCCCCCTGCTCGACCGGCTCCGTGTACAGCACCGCGGCGCCGAAGCTCCTGCTGGCGGCGGCCCAGGAGCTGGCCGGCCGGTGCGACGTACTCTTCGTGCACCGGGACCACAAGGAGATCCCCGACGCGGGTGTCCTGCTGGAGGCGCTGTCCCAGTTGCCGAAGAGCGCGGCGGTGCCCGTCGTACTCGGGCCGAAGGTGATGACCGAGTCATGGGTCCTGGCGGACCGGGACGCGCTGGTCCGGGTGCAGCCCGCCGCCGATCTGTCGGCGCATCCGCACCTTCAGCCGGAGGATGTGGAACAGGGTAATCCGGCGCCAGGGCATCCGGCCCACCCGAAACGCGTGCTGGCGAACGTACTCAAGAAGGCCCGGCGATCCGACCCCGGCGATTACTTCGCCCGCCTCGCCGACGAAGTGGATCTCTCCGTACTCGGAAAGCTGTCGTCCTACCAGCGCTGGCTGGCCGACACCGATGAAGCATTGAAGAGGAAGAAGTACCTGTGACCGTCATTGACCTGGTGTCGTACGAGGACGCGCTGGCGACCTACGACCCCGTCATGGGCCTCGAAGTCCATGTCGAGCTGGGCACCAAGACCAAGATGTTCTGCGGCTGCTCGACCGAGCTGGGGGCCGAGCCCAACTCGCAGACGTGTCCGACCTGTCTGGGGATGCCCGGATCGCTGCCGGTCGTGAACGCGATCGGTGTCGAGTCCGCCATCAAGATCGGGCTCGCGCTGAACTGCGAGATCGCCGAGTGGTGCCGTTTCGCCCGGAAGAACTACTTCTATCCGGACATGCCGAAGAACTTCCAGACCTCCCAGTACGACGAGCCGATCGCCTTCAACGGCCATCTGGACGTCCAGCTGGAGGACGGGGAGATCTTCCGCGTGGAGATCGAGCGCGCCCACATGGAGGAGGACACCGGCAAGTCGCTGCACGTCGGTGGTGCCACCGGGCGGATCCACGGGGCCTCGCACTCGCTGCTGGACTACAACCGCGCCGGGATCCCGCTCATCGAGATCGTCACCAAGCCCATCGAGGGCGCCGGCGCGCGGGCGCCCGAGGTGGCCAAGGCGTACGTCGCCGAGCTGCGGGAGCTGATCAAGGCGCTCGGCGTGTCGGAGGCCCGGATGGAGATGGGCCAGATGCGGTGCGACGTGAACCTGTCGCTGCGCCCGCACGGCCGCGCGGAGTTCGGTACGCGGTCCGAGACGAAGAACGTCAACTCGCTGCGCAGTGTCGAGCGCGCCGCCCGGTTCGAGATCCAACGCCACGCCGCGGTGCTGGACGGCGGCGGCACGATCCTCCAGGAGACCCGGCACTTCCACGAGGAGGACGGGTCCACCACCTCCGGCCGGATCAAGGATAACGCCGAGGACTACCGGTACTTCCCGGAGCCCGACCTCGTGCCGGTCGCCCCGGCCCGCGCGTGGGTCGAGGAGCTGCGGGCCGCGCTTCCCGAGCTGCCGCGGGTACGCCGTAACCGGCTCCGCGAGGAGTGGGGCGTCTCCGAGCACGACATGCAGTCGATCCTCAACGCCGGCGCCATCGACCTCATCGTCGCCACGATCGACGCCGGCGCCCCGGCCGATCAGGCCCGTAAGTGGTGGATGGGCGAGCTGGCCCGGCACGCCAACGAGTCGGGCCGCGCGCTGGACGAGCAGCCGATCACCCCGGCGCAGGTCGCCCGGATCGCCGCGCTCGTCGCCGCCGGCGACCTGAACGACAAGTTGGCCCGTCAGGTCATCGAAGGCGTCCTCGCAGGTGAGGGCGGACCCGACACCGTCGTGGAGAAGCGCGGGCTGAAGGTCGTCTCCGACGAGGGCGCGCTCGGCGCGGCCGTGGACGAGGCGATCGCGGCCAACGCGGCCGTCGCCGACAAGATCCGCGCGGGCAAGGTCGCCGCCGCGGGCGCGCTCGTGGGCGCGGTCATGAAGGCCACGCGGGGACAGGCCGACGCGGCGCGCGTGCGCGAGCTGATCCTGGAGAAGCTCGGGGCCGAGGGCTGACATAACGTTGAGGGCTGACATCACCTACGTACGAAGTACGTAGTACGTAGTGACGCCGTGGGGGCGGGGCGCCGGGGAGCCGGTGCGCCGCCCCTTTTCCTGCTTTCGCTCCGGTAAAGGCCCCTCCCCGTGAACACCATCGTCGCCGAGACCGTCTCCGTCGGGCTGCTGCTCGGCGTGCTGGCGTTCGCCGTCGTGCGCCCGCGCGGGCTGCCCGAGGCCGTTGTCGCGGTGCCGGCCGCGCTGCTGGTCGTGGCGCTCGGCGCGGTGTCGCCGGCGGACGCATGGGAACAGACCCGTACGCTCCTGCCGGTCGTCGTCTTTCTCGCGGCCGTGCTGGTGCTCGCCCAGCTCTGCGCCGACGAGGGGCTGTTCGCCGCCGCCGGGGACCTGGTGGCGCGGGTCTGCGGGGGCAGACCGCGCACCCTGCTCGGCGGGGTGTTCGCCGTCGCCGCCGTGGTCACCGCCGTACTCAGCCTGGACGCCACGGTCGTGCTGCTCACCCCGGTGGTCTTCGCCACCGCTGCCCGGGTCGGCGCCCGGCCCCGGCCGCATGTCTACGCCACGACGCATCTCGCGAACTCGGCGTCGCTGCTGCTGCCCGTGTCCAATCTGACCAATCTGCTGGCCTTCACGGCGAGCGGGCTCACCTTCACCCGGTTCGCCGCGCTGATGGCGCTGCCCTGGCTGGCGGCGATCGCCGTCGAGTACGCCGTTTTCCGCCGCTTCTTCGCCGCCGATCTGGCCGCCGGTGCGCACCCCGCGAAGGGCGGCGAGCGGCCCGAGGTGCCGGTGTTCACGCTGGTGGTGCTGGGGCTGACCCTGGCGGGGTTCGCGGTCACCTCGTTCGCCGGGATCGAGCCGCTGTGGGCGGCGATCGCCGGAGCGGCCGTGCTGGCCGCGCGGGCGCTGCGGCAGCGCCGTACGACCCTGCCGGGACTGGTCCGCGCCACGTCCCCGCTCTTCTGTCTCTTCGTCCTGGCGCTCGGGGTCGTGGTGAAGGCCGTGGTGGACAACGGCCTCGACACCGGGATCGGCCGGATCCTGCCGGCCGGCTCGTCGCTGCTCTCGCTGCTCGCCATCGCCGGGGTCGCCGCCGTACTGGCCAATGTGATCAACAACCTGCCGGCGATCCTCGCGCTGCTGCCGGTGATCGGGCCCGCGGGCCCCGGGCCGGTGCTGGCCGCGCTGATCGGCGTCAACCTCGGCCCGAATCTGACGTACGTCGGCTCGCTGGCCACCCTGCTCTGGCGGCGCATCCTCCATGAGCACGACAGCGAGGCCGAACTCGGCCGCTTCACCCGGCTCGGCCTGCTGACCGTGCCGGCCACGCTGGCCGTGTCTACGGTGGCACTGTGGGGGACGCTGCGGCTGATCGGAGGCTGAGCGCCGCTGTGACCGTACTCGTCTGGATCACCGAGGCCACCTGGCCGGCCTGTGTCGACGCGGCCCGGCGCTGCCCGGCCGGTGCCGGTGCCGCGCCCGACGAGCTGGCGCTGCTGCATGTCAGCGACGACGAGGTGGCCGCCGCCGCGCACCGCGCCTACGCGGGCCTCCTCGGCCGCGGCCACCGGCCGGACCGGGACCCCGGCGCCCGGCTCGAAGCCCTCTCCCGGCCGGCCGCCGCGGATCTCCTGGAGGCCGCCGCGCACCGGCTCGGCCGGCCCTGCGTGTTCCTCGAACACCACGGCCGGGTGGAGCACGAGGTCGTACGGGCGGCGGCCGGGGCGGAGCTGCTGATCTGCGCCCGCGACGGCGAGCCCGGGCGGCCGGGGCCGCACAGCCTCGGGCGGGCGACCCGGTTCGTGGTGGACCACGCCGAGTGCCCGGTGCTGCTGGTGTGGCCGTACGGCGCGGAGGTGCCGGTGCCGCCGCCGGTGTAGCCGCCCGTACCGCTGCCGGTATAGCTGCCCGCACCTCCGTCCGTACCGCCGTCGGCCCAGTCTTCGGGGGCGTTCACCTCGGCGCCTTTCCGGGGTCTTTCTCCTGCCATCAGCCGTCACTACCGTCCCTGGCATGTCACGGGAGATCTCGCGCAGAAGAATGCTCGCCCTCGGCTCCGGCGCCCTGGGTACGGCCGCGGTCGGATCGGTGCTGCCGCCGTCCCTCCAGGCGGCGCTTGCCGCCGAGCCGCCCGCCGGCGGGCTGGAGGCGGTCCGGCACGTGGTGATCCTGATGCAGGAGAACCGTTCGTTCGACCACTACTTCGGCACCCTGCGTGGGGTGCGCGGCTTCGGTGACCGCAACGCGGTGGAACTGCCCTCCGGGGAGCCCGTCTTCGCCCAGCCGGGCGCGGGCGCCTCCGCTGCCGCTGCCGCGCCGGGTGGCGGCCCGGCCGCCGTGCTGCCGTTCCCGATCCGGGACGCCGCCGCGGCGCAGCGCGAGGACCTCCAGTACATCGGGGATCTCGACCACTCGTGGGACGGCGGGGCCTCGGCCTGGAACAACGGCTGGATGGACCGCTGGGTCTCCGCCAAGACCGCCGCGACCATGGCGTACTACGACCGGCGGGACATCCCGCTCCACTACGAACTCGCCGACACCTTTACGGTCTGCGACGCGTACCACTCCTCCATCCACTCCTCGACGAGCCCCAACCGCAACCACCTGTGGAGCGGCTGGACCGGCTTCGAGGCCGACGGGCGGCGGGCCGTGGGCAATGACGCGTACGAGGAGGACACCCACCCGGGCTACCCGTGGCCGACCTACGCGGAGCGGCTGGAGAAGGCGGGCCGGAGCTGGCAGACATACACCGAGTGGGAGAACTTCACCGACAACAACATCGAGTTCTTCACCGTCTTCAAGGACATCGCGCGCAAGGCGCTCGCCCCGGCACGCGCGCTGTCCGGGCAGCCCGGCGCGGCCGGCTTCACGTACATGGAGGCGTTCTACGCCGCGGTGCGCGACACGGCGGACCCGGCCGGGCGCGAGCGGCTGCTCGCCGCGCTGGAGGAGGGCGTCGCCACCCTGGACCGGCGCGAGCGCTCGCTCTTCGAGCGGGGGCTGCGGCGGGTGGAGAGCGGCACACTGGCCGAGCGGTTCCGGGCGGATGTGGCCGCCGGGACGCTGCCCGAGGTGTCGTACCTGGTGCCGCCCGCGGTCGACTCCGAGCACCCCGGCTCCTCGTCGCCGGTCGCCAGCGCGGGCCTCGTCTACAAGGTCCTCGACGCGCTCGGGGCGCATCCGGAGGTCTGGCGCCACACCGTCGTACTGATCAACTACGACGAGAACGACGGCTTCTTCGACCATGTGCCGCCGCCCGTGCCGCCCCTGGACGACCCCGACGAGCGCTGGCGGGGCCGGCCGACCGGGCTCGGTATGCGGGTGCCGCTGCTGGTCGTGTCGCCGTGGACGGTCGGCGGGCATGTCTGCTCGCAGGTCTTCGACCACACCTCCGTCATCCGTTTCCTGGAGCGGTGGACAGGGGTGGCCGAGCCGAACATCACCGCCTGGCGGCGTACCGTCACCGGCGATCTGACCTCGGCGTTCGACTTCACGGACAGCCGGAGCCTGCCCGCGGTGGAACGGCCCGCCGCCGTACCGCCGTTCACCGGCCGCTGGCGGCCCGTACCCCCGGCCGAGCAGCGGATGCCCGTGCAGGAGCCCGGCGTCCGCCCGGCGCGCCCGCTGCCGTACCAGACCGACGCGTACGGGCGGGTCGGCGCCGACGGCCGCGCCTTCGAGGTCGTGCTGAGCAATACAGGGCGCGCGAGCGCGCACTTCGCGCTCTATCCGTACGCGGGTGAGTTCGCGGTGCCGCAGCACCGCGATGTAAGGGGCACGGCGCAATGGACGGTGCCCCTTACCGGGGCGGCCGGGACCGGGACGACCGGGACCGGGGCGGCTGGGACCGGGCGGGACGCGTACCGGTTCACGATCACCGGGCCGAACGGCTTCCGGCGCGAGTTCTCCGGTCCGGCGACCGGCCGGGGCGCCGAACTCTCCTCCTCCGTCGACCATCACGACCGCGATCTCCATCTCACCCTGCGCAACAGCGGCGACCGGTCGGTCACCTTCACCGTGCGCCCGCTCGGATACGTCGACGAGGCCGACCTGAGCGGCTGGACCCGGCGGATCACGGTGAAGCCGGGCAAGGAGCGGGCCGTGGTGCACTCGGCGGCCGACGCCCACGGCTGGTACGACATCGAGGTCACCGCGGACGAGGTCACCGCGGACGGTGTAACTGAGGACAGTGACGGGCACGCGCGCGTGCCGTTCCGCCGCCGCCTCATGGGGCATATCGAGAACGGCCGGGTGAGCGTATCCGGGTAGCGTCCGCACCCGCCTCGGCGCTGCCCGAGCCTTGGCCGCCGCATGAACGACATGCGAATATGCGCACGTCAGAAGCTGTATGCGGCAGTGCAGAGGAGCAGGATGTTCGCCGTACCGCTCGGGGACGACGCCGAGTTGTGTCCCCTTGAACCGTGGCAGGCGGGGGAGTTCCTCGCGCACATGGACCGCGCCCGCGATCTGGTGGACGAGCACATCGGGCTCGCCGAGGCCGTCACCGATCCCGAGTCCGCCCTGGCGCTGCTCACCGCGTACGCCCGGAAGCAGGCGGCCGACTCCGGGCGCATCTACGGGATCCGGGTCGGCGGCACGCTGGTCGGCGGGGTGCTCTTCCGCGTCTTCGACGCGCGGGCCGGCAACTGTGAGGTCGGCTGCTGGCTGGAGCCCTCGGCGACCGGCCGCGGTCTGGTCACCCGGGCCGCGCGGGTGCTGATCGACTGGGCTGTCGAGGAGCGCGGGATCCACCGTGTGGAGTGGCGGGTCTCCACCGAGAACGCGGCGAGCATCCGGGTCGCGGAGCGGCTCGGCATGGTCCGGGAGGGCGTGCTGCGGGCCGAGTATCTGCACCGGGGGCGGCGGGTGGACGCCGAGGTCTGGTCCGTTCTGGCACCGGAATGGCGCGCGGCCCGGCATTCTCAGGAAGCTCTCAGACACGCCCCCTAGCGTGCGCCGTATGAACCCCACCCCCGAGACCCAGACCCCCGAGACCGACGCCGCCGATCTGACCAAGGCGGTGGCCGGGAGCGACGCGAAGGCCGAGGTCACGGACGCCGAGGTGAAGGACACCAAGGCCAAGGACGCCGAGGTCAAGGACCAGGTCAAGGCCGACACCAAGGCCGACACCAAGGCCGACACCAAGGCCGGCACCACGACCGCGGCCACCGAAGTCGCGGTCGCGGACGAAGCCGAGCAGGAGGACCAGGACGAGGAGGCCGATGACGCGGAGAACGCCTACGACGACGAAGAGACCGCCGCGGCCGGCGGCTCGTCCGGTCTTGGCTCCGCGGCGTCTGCCGTCCTCGCCGTCTGCCTCGGCATCGTCGCCCTCACCGGCACCTGGACCAGCCGTGTCCTCGCGGAGCGCCAGGGGCTTGTCGGCCAGCTCAAGACCGGTCAGTCCGCCACCGCCGAGCAGCAGATAGCCGCGATCTACGGTGACGCCTGGCATGTCACCGCGGCCGTCAACGGCGGTGTCGCGCTGCTGGCGCTGATCCTCGGCGCGATCGTGCTTGTCCTGCCGGTGGGACGTACCGCCTGGGTACGCCCCTTCGCGCTGGCCGGCGCGGTGCTCGGCTTCCTCGGCCTGCTGACGGCCGTCGCCATGTACTTCGATCTCTTCGCGGCCATGCCGACCACCTCCTCCTGAGGTACGGCCCGAGGCACGGCGCCCCGGCCCGGGTACGGCCTTAGGCCGTACGTCGGTCCTTACCCGGGCCACACCCTCTTTCTAAGGCACCGGGGCCCGGCAACATGCGGCACACTCCCGATGCGGCTCCACCCCCTGGGAGACGAAGGTTGAGGCATCAGCAGGACGCCACAGCACTTCCCCGGGGGGACACACGATGTACGCGTACGAACTTCACCAGATCCGAAGCGCCGAACTGCTCCGTGAGGCCGCCGACCGGCGTCTCGTACGGGAGGTCCGCCGGGCCGGCAAGCAGGCCCGGCGCGCGGCCCGGCGACCGGCCGCGAACGCCCCGGAGGGGCAGGCGAGTCCGCCCCGCGACCGGTTCGGCCACGCCGCGTGACCTGGCCCGATCCGGCCGGGGCGGGTGCGGGTCCGGGCGCGGGCCAGGGACCGCGGCAGGGACCCGGCCAGGGACCCGGCCGGGGAAAATCCAGTGCCCCGTTGTCAGACCCCTGTGCGATGCTCGGCACCGTGGAGACCAGGTCTGTCAGCCCGGTGTTCGTCGGCAGGACCGACGAGCTGACCGTGCTCACCCAAGCGCTCGCCCGCGCCACCGCGGGCGAGCCTCAGGCGTTGCTCATCGGCGGCGAGGCCGGGGTCGGCAAGACCCGGCTCGTCGAGGAGCTGCACGAGGTCGCGTGCGCGCGCGACGCCGTTGTCGTGACCGGCGGATGCCTGGAGATCGGCGCGGAAGGACTGCCGTTCGCGCCGTTCTCCACCGCGCTGCGCTCCCTGCGCCGCCAGCTGCCCGACGAGCTGGCCACGGCGGCCGAGGGCCAGGAGGACGAGCTGGCCAGGATCCTGCCCGAGCTGGGCCGGTCCCACCGGGGCGCGCTCGACGAGGACGGCACCGCCCGGCTCTTCGAGCTGACGGCCCGGCTGCTGGAGCGGCTCGCGGCGGACCGTACGATCCTGCTCGTCCTGGAGGACCTGCACTGGGCGGACGCCTCCACCCGCCATCTCCTCACCTACCTCGTCCGCGCGCTGCGCCGCGGCCGGCTCGTCGTGCTCGGTACGTACCGGGCCGACGATCTGCACCGCCGCCATCCGCTGCGTCCGCTCCTCGCCGAGCTGGACCGGCTGCGCTCCGTCCGCCGGATCGAGCTGTCCCGGTTCAACCGGGCCGAGGTACGCCGCCAGCTCACCGGAATCCTGGCCGAGGAGCCCGATCCCGCCCTGGTGGACCAGATCTTCGAACGCTCCGACGGGAACGCGTTCTTCGTGGAGGAGCTGGCCTGTTCCATCGGCACCGGCTCCCGCGCGGGACTGAGCGACTCGCTGCGCGATCTGCTGCTCGTCCGGGTCGAGGCGCTCCCCGAGGACGCCCAGCGGGTCGCCCGGATCGTCGCCGAGGGCGGCACCACCGTCGAGTACCCGCTGCTGCTGGCCGTCGCCCGGCTCGCGGAGGACGATCTCATCGAGGCGCTGCGGGCCGCCGTAGGCGCCAACATCCTGCTGCCGAGCCCGGACGGCGACGGCTACCGCTTCCGGCAC encodes the following:
- the gatB gene encoding Asp-tRNA(Asn)/Glu-tRNA(Gln) amidotransferase subunit GatB, encoding MTVIDLVSYEDALATYDPVMGLEVHVELGTKTKMFCGCSTELGAEPNSQTCPTCLGMPGSLPVVNAIGVESAIKIGLALNCEIAEWCRFARKNYFYPDMPKNFQTSQYDEPIAFNGHLDVQLEDGEIFRVEIERAHMEEDTGKSLHVGGATGRIHGASHSLLDYNRAGIPLIEIVTKPIEGAGARAPEVAKAYVAELRELIKALGVSEARMEMGQMRCDVNLSLRPHGRAEFGTRSETKNVNSLRSVERAARFEIQRHAAVLDGGGTILQETRHFHEEDGSTTSGRIKDNAEDYRYFPEPDLVPVAPARAWVEELRAALPELPRVRRNRLREEWGVSEHDMQSILNAGAIDLIVATIDAGAPADQARKWWMGELARHANESGRALDEQPITPAQVARIAALVAAGDLNDKLARQVIEGVLAGEGGPDTVVEKRGLKVVSDEGALGAAVDEAIAANAAVADKIRAGKVAAAGALVGAVMKATRGQADAARVRELILEKLGAEG
- a CDS encoding phosphocholine-specific phospholipase C, translating into MSREISRRRMLALGSGALGTAAVGSVLPPSLQAALAAEPPAGGLEAVRHVVILMQENRSFDHYFGTLRGVRGFGDRNAVELPSGEPVFAQPGAGASAAAAAPGGGPAAVLPFPIRDAAAAQREDLQYIGDLDHSWDGGASAWNNGWMDRWVSAKTAATMAYYDRRDIPLHYELADTFTVCDAYHSSIHSSTSPNRNHLWSGWTGFEADGRRAVGNDAYEEDTHPGYPWPTYAERLEKAGRSWQTYTEWENFTDNNIEFFTVFKDIARKALAPARALSGQPGAAGFTYMEAFYAAVRDTADPAGRERLLAALEEGVATLDRRERSLFERGLRRVESGTLAERFRADVAAGTLPEVSYLVPPAVDSEHPGSSSPVASAGLVYKVLDALGAHPEVWRHTVVLINYDENDGFFDHVPPPVPPLDDPDERWRGRPTGLGMRVPLLVVSPWTVGGHVCSQVFDHTSVIRFLERWTGVAEPNITAWRRTVTGDLTSAFDFTDSRSLPAVERPAAVPPFTGRWRPVPPAEQRMPVQEPGVRPARPLPYQTDAYGRVGADGRAFEVVLSNTGRASAHFALYPYAGEFAVPQHRDVRGTAQWTVPLTGAAGTGTTGTGAAGTGRDAYRFTITGPNGFRREFSGPATGRGAELSSSVDHHDRDLHLTLRNSGDRSVTFTVRPLGYVDEADLSGWTRRITVKPGKERAVVHSAADAHGWYDIEVTADEVTADGVTEDSDGHARVPFRRRLMGHIENGRVSVSG
- a CDS encoding universal stress protein; amino-acid sequence: MTVLVWITEATWPACVDAARRCPAGAGAAPDELALLHVSDDEVAAAAHRAYAGLLGRGHRPDRDPGARLEALSRPAAADLLEAAAHRLGRPCVFLEHHGRVEHEVVRAAAGAELLICARDGEPGRPGPHSLGRATRFVVDHAECPVLLVWPYGAEVPVPPPV
- a CDS encoding GNAT family N-acetyltransferase, whose amino-acid sequence is MFAVPLGDDAELCPLEPWQAGEFLAHMDRARDLVDEHIGLAEAVTDPESALALLTAYARKQAADSGRIYGIRVGGTLVGGVLFRVFDARAGNCEVGCWLEPSATGRGLVTRAARVLIDWAVEERGIHRVEWRVSTENAASIRVAERLGMVREGVLRAEYLHRGRRVDAEVWSVLAPEWRAARHSQEALRHAP
- the gatA gene encoding Asp-tRNA(Asn)/Glu-tRNA(Gln) amidotransferase subunit GatA; protein product: MTDNSKSDSTRSDSTQSDITKLTAAVIAERIAAGELTAVEVAEAHLARIEAVDEKVHAFLHVDREGALAQARAVDAKRAAGEKLGPLAGVPVALKDIFTTEGVPTTVGSKILEGWIPPYDATLTKKLKAAGVVILGKTNMDEFAMGSSTENSAYGPTGNPWDVTRVPGGSGGGSAAALAAYQAPLAIGTDTGGSIRQPAALTGTVGVKPTYGGVSRYGMVAFSSSLDQGGPCARTVLDAALLHEAIAGHDPLDSTSIDAPVPPVVEAARNGSVAGMRVGVVKQFRGEGYQAGVVQRFDESVELLQKLGAEIVELDCPSFDLGLAAYYLIAPSECSSNLARFDAMRYGLRVGDDGTRSAEDVTALTREAGFGDEVKRRVILGTYALSSGYYDAYYGSAQKVRTLITRDFEKAFEQVDVIVSPTTPTTAFPIGERADDPMAMYLADLCTIPTNLAGNAAMSLPCGLAPEDGLPVGLQIIAPAMKDDRLYKVGAAVEAAFVEKWGHPLLEEAPSL
- a CDS encoding AAA family ATPase, which codes for MITRIEIDGFKSFVGFGLDVRPCTVLMGVNGAGKSNLLDALDFVRRVVGAGLSKALDGSNPRLTARDLLHHTDHPRGEYTAPGLTIRVRMIVPSRFGPLSVAVRVEVERRGASAGPAKLALRRGRSGAWVSRLDRTEWMDRLALPTRLRTALVASRDLFDAHYESDWGALTEAGLSGPEELLASILRETATWERIALDPPGMRSPFGGDDGMSLLPDGRNLAAVLHRLDGDVLRDMEADLAALIPEASGIRPLYDERRGEYDFDVRFRHTGWTSPPMLSDGTLRVLALLAASYDDRRAGLLAVEEIENGLHPTRIAELVRRLRRDGDDFPDLVDRAEEAKGFRQLIATTHSPVLLSALRDDASGSLVFLEQASHIDPARPGISTVTRARPVRKPLADEEPGDTVTVEQVKRLLESMGQVIS
- a CDS encoding SLC13 family permease — protein: MVAETVSVGLLLGVLAFAVVRPRGLPEAVVAVPAALLVVALGAVSPADAWEQTRTLLPVVVFLAAVLVLAQLCADEGLFAAAGDLVARVCGGRPRTLLGGVFAVAAVVTAVLSLDATVVLLTPVVFATAARVGARPRPHVYATTHLANSASLLLPVSNLTNLLAFTASGLTFTRFAALMALPWLAAIAVEYAVFRRFFAADLAAGAHPAKGGERPEVPVFTLVVLGLTLAGFAVTSFAGIEPLWAAIAGAAVLAARALRQRRTTLPGLVRATSPLFCLFVLALGVVVKAVVDNGLDTGIGRILPAGSSLLSLLAIAGVAAVLANVINNLPAILALLPVIGPAGPGPVLAALIGVNLGPNLTYVGSLATLLWRRILHEHDSEAELGRFTRLGLLTVPATLAVSTVALWGTLRLIGG